One genomic region from Sphingobacterium sp. UGAL515B_05 encodes:
- the traM gene encoding conjugative transposon protein TraM, which translates to MEQQTLNEQQQKQRKFFLFLPLICVPFLTLMFWLMGGGKTQTVLAKADGGLNLNLPDAQNKETEFNKLDFYNQAEKDSLKLQELMKADPNYAMSKDSEYLATQDFLSSTPAGLNTSLYSGSNSNPAGQETRIYNRLNQLQNELSRNYAAPEDNHYIAPYRSYSAPSVGSAEVDRLEKMMETMSETAEEDKEVSQLSSMMDKILDIQHPDRVQQRLKEQSAAHHGQVYPFKTAPKSAVITVLDNRPVKQYAEQFNKSPDKEMNTFYGLNNEIVGQPDLNAIAAVVHETQTLVSGSTIKLRLSSDAFINGVQIPKGSFIYGLVSLRGERLEVDIDGIQYKESLFPVKLSVYDLDGIAGIRIPGAITRDVIKQNSDQTIQSLSLGTFDQTLGAQAASAGIELGKNLLSKKVKQIKVDVKAGYRILLKDNKRKDQ; encoded by the coding sequence ATGGAACAACAAACTTTAAACGAGCAACAGCAAAAGCAAAGAAAATTTTTCCTTTTTCTTCCGCTAATCTGTGTACCCTTCCTTACGCTCATGTTCTGGCTTATGGGGGGCGGCAAAACACAAACGGTTTTGGCTAAAGCGGATGGAGGCCTTAACCTGAATCTACCCGATGCACAGAACAAAGAAACGGAGTTCAATAAGCTTGACTTTTACAACCAGGCGGAAAAAGATTCCCTTAAACTGCAGGAGTTAATGAAAGCTGATCCTAATTACGCTATGTCAAAAGATAGCGAATATTTGGCTACACAAGACTTTCTAAGCTCCACTCCTGCTGGTTTGAATACTTCATTGTATTCTGGAAGCAACAGTAATCCTGCAGGCCAGGAAACTAGAATCTATAATAGGTTAAATCAACTACAAAACGAACTGAGCCGTAATTATGCAGCACCGGAAGATAACCATTATATCGCCCCATATAGAAGTTACTCCGCACCATCGGTTGGTTCAGCAGAAGTGGACCGGCTGGAAAAAATGATGGAAACGATGTCCGAAACAGCCGAAGAGGATAAAGAGGTTTCCCAGCTCAGTTCAATGATGGACAAAATTTTGGATATCCAACACCCGGACCGTGTGCAACAGCGTCTGAAGGAACAGTCTGCCGCACACCATGGACAGGTATATCCATTTAAAACAGCACCAAAATCTGCGGTCATTACAGTATTGGATAACAGGCCGGTCAAACAGTATGCGGAACAATTCAATAAAAGCCCTGACAAAGAAATGAATACTTTCTATGGATTGAATAATGAAATTGTTGGCCAACCAGATTTAAACGCTATTGCTGCAGTAGTGCATGAAACCCAAACTCTGGTCTCTGGCTCCACAATAAAACTCCGACTTTCCTCAGATGCATTTATAAACGGTGTTCAGATTCCAAAAGGGAGTTTCATCTACGGGTTAGTTTCTCTTCGTGGCGAAAGGCTTGAAGTAGATATTGATGGCATACAATACAAAGAATCCCTCTTCCCTGTTAAACTATCTGTCTATGATCTGGACGGAATTGCTGGAATCCGGATTCCGGGTGCCATAACCCGTGATGTGATCAAACAAAACTCCGATCAGACAATACAGAGTTTGTCATTGGGCACTTTTGATCAAACCCTTGGTGCCCAGGCTGCATCAGCAGGAATTGAGTTAGGTAAAAATCTCCTCTCCAAGAAGGTTAAACAAATTAAAGTTGACGTAAAAGCCGGATATCGTATCCTGCTGAAAGACAATAAGCGTAAGGACCAATAA
- the traK gene encoding conjugative transposon protein TraK — MFKKIQNIDTSFRQFRLFCICMLGATTLICVYTVFTSFRMVSSMQSRIYVLANGKALEAYSSDRKDNIPVEAKDHIKTFHQLFFTLDPDEQAIKTTITKALYLADESAKKVYDNLKENKFYSGLISGNVNQTIQVDSVQVDINQYPFKFRCFATQDIIRPTTISKRSLITEGELRSVSRTENNSHGFLIERWNTIENKDLKTINRN, encoded by the coding sequence ATGTTTAAAAAAATTCAGAACATAGATACTTCTTTCCGTCAGTTCAGACTATTCTGTATCTGTATGCTTGGGGCAACGACACTAATTTGTGTTTACACCGTTTTTACCAGCTTTCGGATGGTTTCTAGTATGCAATCCAGAATTTATGTACTGGCCAATGGCAAGGCGCTAGAGGCCTATTCATCTGATAGAAAGGACAATATCCCTGTTGAAGCGAAAGATCATATCAAGACGTTTCATCAACTCTTCTTCACACTTGACCCCGATGAGCAGGCCATCAAAACAACCATAACAAAAGCTTTATACCTGGCTGATGAGAGTGCGAAAAAAGTGTATGACAACCTGAAGGAAAATAAGTTTTATTCTGGTCTGATCTCAGGAAATGTAAACCAAACGATTCAGGTGGATAGTGTGCAGGTTGATATCAATCAATATCCCTTTAAGTTTCGCTGTTTTGCCACACAGGATATCATTAGGCCTACAACCATCTCAAAAAGAAGCCTGATTACAGAAGGTGAACTTAGAAGTGTATCCCGGACGGAAAATAACAGTCATGGCTTTTTAATTGAACGCTGGAATACCATAGAAAATAAAGACCTCAAAACGATAAATCGCAATTAA
- the traJ gene encoding conjugative transposon protein TraJ, producing the protein MKTLNRTILFIVILLLGPMGLYAQGLASDLNGMHDILDQLYDEMMPLCSQLIGVGRGLAGFAALFYIAHRVWKHLANAEPIDFYPLFRPFAIGFCITIFPSVLGMINGVMKPTVTATASMITGSNKSIEILLKQKEEAIKKTSKWQMFVGEDGQGDRDKWLKYKYNKDIDEGFMDRFANNIDFGLEKAGYNIRNSVKEWMSQALEILFEAASLCINTLRTFQLVVLSILGPLVFGLAVFDGFHHTLTVWLARYINIFLWLPVANIFGAIIAKIQEQMIKLDISQIGEQGETFFSSTDIGYLIFLIIGIVGYFTVPSVANYIVHAAGGGALQQKTTSMFSSTMGAAQSMGTSAASMAAGGALAGMGMAADAMGNAASGMKDGMASQANSAPYFKDKLSGNS; encoded by the coding sequence ATGAAAACTTTGAACAGAACAATTCTATTTATCGTCATCCTTTTGCTAGGGCCAATGGGATTGTATGCCCAAGGTCTGGCATCTGATCTGAACGGTATGCATGATATCCTTGATCAATTATATGATGAAATGATGCCGCTTTGTAGCCAATTGATTGGGGTTGGCAGAGGTCTAGCTGGGTTTGCTGCACTATTTTATATTGCCCACCGTGTATGGAAACATTTGGCCAATGCAGAGCCTATCGATTTTTATCCACTCTTCAGACCCTTTGCTATCGGCTTTTGTATCACCATCTTTCCATCTGTTTTGGGTATGATCAATGGTGTTATGAAACCTACCGTAACGGCAACTGCATCTATGATAACCGGTTCGAACAAATCAATTGAAATCCTGCTCAAACAGAAGGAGGAAGCGATTAAGAAAACTTCCAAATGGCAAATGTTTGTCGGAGAAGATGGACAGGGCGATCGGGATAAATGGCTAAAGTATAAATACAATAAAGATATTGATGAGGGTTTCATGGACCGGTTTGCCAACAACATTGATTTCGGTCTGGAAAAAGCAGGATATAATATCCGGAACAGCGTTAAAGAATGGATGAGCCAGGCCCTTGAAATACTCTTTGAAGCAGCCTCACTATGTATTAACACTTTGCGTACTTTCCAGTTGGTCGTGCTTTCCATCCTTGGACCATTGGTATTTGGCCTTGCTGTATTTGATGGCTTCCATCATACCCTAACCGTTTGGCTTGCCCGTTATATCAATATTTTCCTCTGGTTACCTGTGGCCAATATATTCGGTGCCATCATTGCCAAAATACAAGAACAAATGATTAAACTGGATATCAGCCAGATCGGTGAACAGGGAGAGACTTTTTTTAGCAGTACCGATATAGGTTACCTCATTTTTTTGATCATTGGTATTGTGGGTTACTTTACGGTTCCATCTGTTGCCAATTATATTGTGCATGCTGCCGGTGGCGGCGCTCTGCAGCAAAAAACGACCAGTATGTTTTCATCCACCATGGGTGCAGCTCAGTCAATGGGCACTTCAGCAGCATCAATGGCTGCAGGAGGAGCTCTGGCAGGAATGGGCATGGCTGCGGACGCCATGGGCAATGCAGCATCAGGAATGAAGGATGGCATGGCATCGCAGGCAAATAGTGCCCCTTATTTTAAAGATAAACTTAGTGGTAATTCTTAA
- a CDS encoding TerB family tellurite resistance protein: MRKFTIILCLLVMGILQGKPSFGQANEIAQLLLNVEKLTQFKAILKQMKDGYKILNGGYNTVKDLSQGNFSLHQTFLDGLMEVSPTVKKYRKVSMIIEAQLALVKEYKSSFSRFKSDGSFNTKELDYMEKVYGNLLKLSLRNLDELAGVITAGKMRMSDDERLQAIDHIYEDMEEKIQFLRHFNSQTSILGLQRAKAKKDLQFSKQLNGITK, from the coding sequence ATGAGAAAGTTTACGATCATTTTATGCCTGCTGGTAATGGGAATATTGCAGGGAAAACCTTCCTTTGGACAGGCCAATGAAATAGCGCAGTTGCTGCTTAATGTGGAGAAGCTAACGCAGTTTAAAGCAATCTTAAAGCAGATGAAGGATGGATATAAAATTCTTAATGGTGGCTATAATACCGTTAAGGACCTATCTCAGGGTAACTTTTCCTTGCACCAGACTTTCCTGGATGGACTTATGGAGGTAAGTCCTACGGTAAAAAAATACCGTAAGGTAAGCATGATCATCGAAGCCCAGCTTGCTTTGGTAAAAGAATATAAATCCTCCTTTAGCAGGTTCAAGTCTGATGGTTCCTTCAATACAAAAGAACTGGACTATATGGAAAAGGTTTACGGAAATCTATTAAAACTGAGCCTTAGAAACCTTGACGAGCTCGCAGGAGTAATCACAGCCGGGAAAATGAGAATGTCTGATGATGAAAGGCTACAAGCCATTGACCATATATATGAAGATATGGAGGAAAAAATACAGTTTCTCCGACACTTCAATTCCCAAACTTCTATCCTTGGCCTACAACGCGCCAAAGCTAAAAAAGACCTGCAATTCAGCAAACAGCTGAATGGAATTACTAAATAA
- a CDS encoding conjugal transfer protein TraI, with translation MKKYLCIFVLACTLAMVTIPTTTAHATPIAILEIIKAGVKKVIKAVDLKIQRMQNKTIWLQDAQKTLENTLSKLKLDEIADWSEKQKEQYRKYYEELSRVKSIITYYQRIRDIMDKQVQLVDAYKTAWQKLQGDHHFTSKELEYMASIYGGILEESLKNIEQISMLVSAFQTQMSDAKRMELINKTADQLEENYTDLVQFNKRNFSISLQRSRTQQEVDYVKGLYGID, from the coding sequence ATGAAAAAGTACTTATGCATCTTTGTATTGGCCTGTACTTTGGCCATGGTTACCATACCTACCACTACTGCCCACGCTACTCCTATTGCTATCCTGGAAATTATTAAAGCGGGGGTAAAAAAAGTGATCAAAGCTGTTGACCTTAAAATCCAGCGGATGCAGAATAAAACTATTTGGTTGCAGGATGCACAAAAGACACTGGAAAATACACTATCTAAATTGAAACTCGATGAAATTGCTGATTGGTCCGAAAAACAAAAGGAACAATATCGCAAGTATTATGAGGAACTATCCAGGGTTAAATCCATTATCACGTATTATCAGCGCATACGGGATATTATGGATAAACAGGTGCAGCTTGTAGATGCATATAAAACTGCCTGGCAAAAACTTCAAGGAGATCACCATTTCACTTCAAAAGAACTTGAATACATGGCTTCGATATATGGTGGCATATTGGAAGAAAGCCTGAAAAATATAGAGCAGATCAGTATGCTGGTAAGTGCCTTTCAAACTCAGATGTCGGATGCCAAACGTATGGAACTGATCAACAAGACCGCAGATCAGTTAGAGGAAAACTATACCGATCTGGTACAATTTAACAAACGCAATTTCAGTATATCCTTACAGCGTTCCCGGACCCAACAGGAAGTGGATTATGTTAAAGGACTGTACGGAATTGATTAA
- a CDS encoding TraG family conjugative transposon ATPase, which produces MEKWLKYMFPILDIEADCILSKQGDITVGFMVELPEIFCLSDSEYENFHQAWIKAIKVLPNYCVIHKQDWFIEKQYQANFDQQELSFLSHSSEQFFNERPYLEHSCYVYLTRKPEGRKAVNSMFSNLIRPNVVPKQIKNTEFIQEFLDACGQFRQIMEDSTFVKMVRLTEAELWSSANKTGLLEQYCFLQVNDTKIVRDMELKDNLTIGGQHCQLYTLAAVEELPAYCGSRINYDKYSTDKTKFSVGFVSSIGQLLPCNHIYNQYIFIEDAQLTIKKLESKRLRLQSLSAYSRENLIARDATNEFLNEAIGEQRLPVKAHFNLLVWSEEKNKLKDIKNQVSSALSKMDAIAKEETVGAAQIFWAGIPGNAADFPINDCFDTFASQAVCFFNLETGYQSSPSPFGIRLGDRLTGKPLHVDISDEPIRRGICTNRNKFLIGPSGSGKSFFTNHLLRSYYEQLTHIVLIDVGHSYKGLCDMVGGYYFTYAEDNPIRFNPFFISEGDSLDTEKKESIKTLLLALWKKEDEPFKRSEYVAMSNAITGYFDFLDKHPDIFPCFNSFYDYLEHQYVHILEKENVKEKEFDINNFLFVLRPYYTGGEFDYLLNATENLNLLQERFIVFELDNIKDHPILFPTVTIIIMEVFVNKMRKLKGIRKIILIEEAWKALMKEGFAEYIQYLFKTVRKHFGESYVVTQEVEDIISSPIVKKAIINNSDCKILLDQSKYQNKFDQIQELLGLTDKERALVLSVNKANDPTKKYKEVFISLGGVLSKVYRTEVSLEEYLAYTTEQSEKVKVFEYAERFGGDIKKGIQALARDLANGNK; this is translated from the coding sequence ATGGAAAAGTGGTTAAAATATATGTTCCCCATATTAGATATCGAAGCAGATTGTATCCTATCCAAACAGGGGGATATCACTGTCGGCTTTATGGTGGAGCTACCGGAGATTTTTTGTCTCTCGGATAGCGAGTACGAAAACTTTCACCAGGCATGGATAAAGGCCATAAAAGTCCTTCCGAACTATTGTGTTATCCATAAACAGGATTGGTTTATAGAAAAACAGTACCAAGCAAACTTCGATCAACAGGAGCTGTCGTTCCTCTCTCACAGCAGTGAACAGTTCTTTAATGAAAGACCTTATCTGGAGCATAGCTGCTATGTATACCTGACCAGAAAGCCAGAAGGAAGGAAAGCCGTAAACAGTATGTTTTCCAATCTGATCCGGCCAAACGTTGTTCCTAAGCAAATCAAAAATACCGAGTTTATCCAGGAGTTCCTGGATGCTTGTGGACAATTTCGCCAAATTATGGAAGACAGCACATTTGTCAAAATGGTGCGGTTAACCGAAGCAGAGTTGTGGAGTTCTGCAAATAAAACCGGTCTACTGGAACAATATTGTTTTCTGCAGGTCAATGACACAAAAATCGTCCGGGATATGGAACTTAAGGATAATCTTACCATTGGCGGACAGCATTGTCAATTATATACCCTTGCGGCAGTAGAAGAATTACCTGCCTATTGTGGCAGTCGTATCAATTATGATAAATACAGTACGGATAAAACGAAGTTTAGCGTAGGATTTGTATCTTCTATTGGACAACTTCTCCCTTGTAATCACATTTACAACCAGTACATTTTTATTGAAGATGCCCAGCTTACCATTAAAAAGCTGGAAAGTAAAAGGCTGCGTTTGCAATCTCTTTCTGCTTATAGTCGGGAGAACCTGATCGCAAGAGATGCCACCAATGAGTTTTTAAACGAGGCAATAGGTGAACAAAGGCTCCCAGTAAAGGCACACTTTAATTTGCTTGTATGGAGCGAAGAAAAGAACAAGCTTAAGGATATTAAAAACCAGGTGTCTTCAGCATTATCTAAAATGGATGCCATAGCGAAAGAAGAAACTGTTGGTGCCGCACAGATATTCTGGGCGGGTATTCCAGGAAATGCGGCAGATTTTCCGATCAACGACTGTTTTGACACTTTTGCTTCTCAGGCGGTATGTTTCTTTAATTTGGAAACTGGGTACCAGAGTTCGCCCAGCCCTTTTGGAATCAGATTGGGAGATCGCCTCACCGGGAAACCATTGCATGTAGATATTAGCGATGAGCCAATTCGAAGAGGCATTTGCACCAATCGAAATAAGTTTCTTATCGGACCCAGCGGCTCGGGCAAATCCTTTTTCACCAATCATTTACTCAGAAGCTATTATGAACAGTTAACACATATTGTCCTTATTGATGTGGGCCACAGTTACAAAGGATTGTGTGATATGGTCGGTGGCTATTACTTTACCTATGCTGAGGACAATCCTATCCGCTTTAATCCATTTTTTATATCTGAAGGTGATAGCCTGGACACAGAAAAGAAAGAAAGTATAAAGACGTTGTTACTGGCCCTTTGGAAAAAAGAAGATGAGCCGTTCAAACGAAGCGAATATGTCGCCATGTCCAATGCCATCACCGGATATTTTGATTTCCTGGACAAACATCCGGATATATTTCCCTGCTTCAATAGTTTCTACGATTACCTGGAGCATCAATATGTACATATTCTGGAGAAAGAGAATGTCAAGGAGAAAGAATTTGATATCAATAATTTCCTTTTTGTCCTTCGTCCATATTATACGGGTGGTGAATTTGATTACTTATTAAATGCCACAGAAAACCTTAATCTGCTACAAGAGCGATTTATTGTTTTTGAGTTGGACAACATAAAGGACCACCCTATTCTCTTTCCTACCGTGACCATTATTATCATGGAAGTCTTCGTTAATAAGATGCGCAAATTAAAAGGAATCAGGAAGATAATTCTCATTGAAGAAGCCTGGAAGGCACTGATGAAAGAAGGTTTTGCCGAATACATTCAATACCTGTTTAAAACTGTGCGTAAACATTTTGGGGAATCCTATGTAGTGACCCAGGAGGTAGAAGATATCATCTCCTCTCCTATAGTTAAAAAAGCCATTATCAATAATTCGGATTGCAAGATCCTGCTGGACCAAAGCAAGTACCAAAACAAATTTGACCAGATTCAGGAATTGCTTGGACTTACGGATAAGGAACGGGCACTGGTGCTATCCGTAAATAAGGCAAACGATCCTACCAAAAAGTACAAGGAAGTTTTCATCTCCCTTGGTGGCGTTCTGAGTAAGGTGTACCGAACAGAGGTATCCTTAGAAGAATACCTGGCTTATACTACTGAGCAATCGGAAAAGGTAAAGGTATTTGAGTACGCAGAACGATTTGGAGGGGATATCAAGAAAGGAATACAGGCGCTTGCCCGCGACCTGGCTAATGGAAATAAATAA
- a CDS encoding DUF4133 domain-containing protein, which translates to MANSVYKINKGINKSIEFKGLKAQYIWYVAITILTLLILFSILYFIGLSQYVCLMIVGGAGFWILKVIFSLSKKYGEHGLMKAMAKKMIPTVIKANNRNIFIKPKK; encoded by the coding sequence ATGGCTAATAGTGTTTATAAGATCAATAAAGGGATCAATAAATCAATAGAATTTAAGGGGCTTAAAGCGCAATACATCTGGTATGTAGCAATAACGATCCTAACCTTACTTATCCTTTTCTCCATCTTGTATTTTATCGGTCTTAGTCAGTATGTATGCCTGATGATTGTGGGTGGAGCGGGCTTCTGGATTTTAAAAGTCATTTTTAGCTTAAGCAAAAAATATGGGGAACATGGTTTGATGAAGGCCATGGCAAAGAAAATGATTCCTACTGTAATCAAGGCAAATAACCGGAACATATTTATAAAACCTAAAAAATAA
- a CDS encoding DUF4134 domain-containing protein yields the protein MVLLIVAGSITTVYSQDGAAGIQAANTQVRSYFDSGTQLMYGVGALLGLIGAVKVFQKWNAGDPDTSKVAASWFGSCIFLVVVATIIRSFFGI from the coding sequence ATGGTCCTGCTTATTGTTGCCGGATCGATAACAACAGTTTATAGTCAGGACGGAGCTGCAGGAATTCAGGCAGCCAATACTCAGGTCCGTTCTTATTTCGACAGTGGCACGCAATTAATGTACGGTGTCGGTGCACTATTAGGATTGATTGGCGCAGTTAAAGTCTTCCAGAAATGGAATGCAGGCGATCCTGATACCAGTAAGGTTGCTGCATCATGGTTTGGTTCCTGTATTTTCCTGGTAGTCGTGGCCACCATCATCCGATCATTCTTTGGCATTTAA
- a CDS encoding RteC domain-containing protein, whose amino-acid sequence MINIAQKLHQELRQQLHELDYEGVSGLEYYKKAHQISCSILRRLRSALTGYKFKHPEEEIEFFKSIKPKLHAEVLFYIECYRMELNNPTIRDKKAQLCYLKQMSIHYAQLLNQNSLLKLYFVTERNEEDKLLFLRSSNINSFIPFDPLQEFDEIFPPASTEFARIIAYQRLLEEINDKATAIRKGKKQGPPNDAPALNWTGTKIELVELGYALHSAKSINNGKVELKKIMMGLEQLFNVEIGQYSRYFQSLMIRQGSRTPYTEKLNGNLSRRMDDADLGK is encoded by the coding sequence ATGATAAATATTGCACAAAAGCTTCACCAGGAACTTAGACAGCAACTTCATGAACTGGATTATGAGGGAGTTTCGGGACTGGAATATTATAAGAAAGCCCACCAGATATCTTGCAGTATACTAAGGCGACTTAGGTCGGCCTTAACCGGTTATAAATTCAAGCATCCCGAAGAAGAAATTGAGTTTTTCAAATCGATCAAACCCAAATTGCACGCGGAGGTTTTATTCTATATAGAGTGCTACCGGATGGAATTAAACAATCCTACAATCAGGGATAAAAAAGCGCAACTCTGTTATTTAAAACAAATGTCCATCCATTATGCACAGCTTTTAAACCAGAATAGTCTGCTCAAATTGTACTTTGTCACCGAAAGAAATGAAGAAGACAAGCTTTTGTTCCTAAGGTCAAGTAATATCAACAGCTTTATTCCATTTGATCCATTACAGGAATTTGACGAGATATTTCCTCCTGCCAGTACGGAATTTGCGAGGATTATTGCCTATCAAAGATTATTGGAAGAAATCAATGACAAAGCAACGGCCATTAGGAAAGGTAAGAAACAAGGACCTCCAAACGATGCACCGGCACTAAATTGGACAGGAACTAAAATTGAACTTGTTGAATTGGGTTATGCCCTTCATTCTGCAAAAAGTATCAATAACGGTAAAGTTGAATTAAAAAAGATTATGATGGGACTTGAACAGCTTTTTAATGTGGAGATCGGGCAGTATTCAAGATACTTCCAAAGCTTAATGATCCGCCAGGGTTCTCGCACCCCATATACAGAAAAACTCAATGGTAACTTAAGCAGGAGAATGGACGATGCGGATCTCGGTAAATAG